DNA sequence from the Lodderomyces elongisporus chromosome 5, complete sequence genome:
AAGTTTGAAGAAGCATACGACACATTTCTTACAAAGATAAGGTCCTATCTACTTGATGCATCACCCGAGATTATTACATCTGCGGTGGAAATACTCTTGGAAATACTTGGTTCAGACACCATCAATGTTACAACGAAAAGGAAGGAGATTAATGCATTATTGAAGATCCAGGTCAAGGATGAAGAATTGAGTCAGTTGATACAGTTGGCTAATTTGCATAACTCATTCTTGCACAAACATGAGATTGATCAAGCAGGGGAaaagcaccaccaccaacaacaacaacaacaacaacaacaacaaattgtTACAGTGGATATTGAGATggatgaggaagaagacGGAAATCAACTAGAGGGAGGTGAAGTTTATTCAAAGGAAGTTGTCGAAttagaagatgaagaagatgagcAAGTCAATGATCAGAAAGAAGATTATGACGATTCAATAGAAAGAGGAGTAGCATCGCAAGTTGCCTTCAACTGGCAAATTTTTAAGTCGCGAATGGCCCGTATTGGAATTGAGATTGAAACTGTGTCTAAAATTTTGAGTGATAAAACAATAGATGCCTCGAAAgtattaaaagaaaaactcaAGCATCTCATTGAAGATTCGGCATTAGTAGATAAAATCGTTGAAGATCGATGGAGAATAGTCTTTACAAAACGACTAGAAGAGAATGAGACAACattgagtttgaaaaaaatcatGAAAGAGATGTTTCTGCTTCGATTGTACAATCTAGCCATGGAATTGATCTTCACCGAAAAAGATCAACGTCATATTACTCAGGAGTTGACAAGAAGACGTTTTTATGAAGAAAAGGCCACCGAATTAAAAGTTACACTACCCGAGGGTACGTTTCAAGAAAAACTACCAAGCTATGATATCATTACTGTTCCACCCCCTctagcaaaacaaaaaaacgttgaaaaagatgaacTTTTGccaacatcatcattgcCCGCGTGGGCACGCGAAGTTTTTCCCACGAATGAGACCACCACATTTAACCGCATACAATCTAAAATCTACCCCAAGGCATTTGGTAGTGATGAAAACTTGTTGATATGTGCACCAACAGGTGCTGGTAAGACCAATGTTGCTATGCTCACGATGCTTCGAGCTATTTCTAACCATCGCTTTAATGATGCCATAAACAAAGACCAGTTTAAGATTGTATACATTGCCCCATTGAAAGCTTTAGTACTGGAGCAAGTCAGGGAATTTCAAAGGAGACTTACGCCAGTGTTTGGATTGGTGGTTAACGAATTAACAGGTGATGCATCACTTTCACAGcaacaaataaaagagacaaaTGTGCTCATTACTACCCCTGAAAAATGGGATATTATCACTAGAGAGAACCACGAGTATTTGAGTTTGATCAAGTTGGTGATTATCGATGAGATCCACTTGTTGCATGATCAAAGAGGACCAGTGTTGGAGTCTATAATAGCTCGTATCAATAGAGACCAGGAGAATGAGGTAAGAATTGTTGGTCTTTCAGCAACTTTGCCAAACTATAATGATGTGGCAAAATTCATTGGGGCTAACGAAGAAGGCATCTTCTATTTTGATCTGTCGTATAGACCATGCCCATTGGAACAAAAATTCGTAGTCATCAAGGACCAAAAGGCATTAAAGAAACGGCTTGCGATTGACGAAGCTTGCTATGACCTAGTACACAAGACTTTAAAGCAAAATCACCAATTAATTGTATTTGTCCACCTGCGAAATGAAACAGTTAGTACTGCCGAGTATCTTATAAATCGTTTACTGGATCAAGAACTGGATTTGAATCTAGTTGCCGAAGATAGTACTCGAGAAATTTTGTCACAAGAAAGTGCACAAGTCACTAACGCCAAGTTGCAGAGGATTCTTGGCAGTGGTATTGGAGCTCATCATGCTGGCTtaagcaaagaagaaaggacATTGGTTGAAGACTTGTTTGCCCAAGGTCACCTCAAAGTCCTTGTGTCAACTGCAACATTGGCATGGGGTGTCAATTTGCCAGCACATACGGTCATTATCAAGGGTACAGAAGTATACTCGCCTGAATCCGGTTCATGGATGCAACTTTCTCCTCAGGATGTTTTCCAAATGTTGGGAAGAGCAGGTCGTCCGAGATACGACAAAAACGGTGAAGGTGTTATCATTACTACACAGGATGAAATTCAGTATTATCTTGCCATTTTGAATCAGCAATATCCTATTGAATCCCAAATGTTGAACAAACTTATTGACAGTATGAACGCTGAAGTAGTGAGAGGGTCCATAAAGACTTTGGAATCAGCAGTAGACTGGCTTGGCCATACTTATTTATATGTGCGAATGCTTCAACTACCATCGCTTTATATGTTGggtggaaatggaaatggaattggaaaagggaaaagagaTGATCCATCACTTTATGTAAAACGAGCAGAAATGGCACACGTTGCACTCACTGTATTACAAAGGTGCAGATTAATAGAATATGATAATGGCCTTGTAAAAGCCACGGAGCTCGGAAAAATTGCATCTTACCACTACATAAGCTATCAAACAATCAATAGGTACAATTCCTTACTCAAACCATGGCACAAAGAAAGCGATATTATTAGAGTCTTTGCACAATCGGACGAATTCCAGCTTCTTCCGGTGcgaagagaagagagatTGGAAATCAGTAAGTTGATGGAGAAATGTCCATTCCCCATTCGAGAACCTCCAATTGAGCCTGTGGCCAAGATAAgcattctttttcaaacgTATATTTCCCGTTTACATTTAGAAGGCTACGCATTAATTGCAGATATGATATACATTAAGCAGTCTGCAGATCGTTTACTCCATGCTTTATATGAGCTTGCgattttgaagaaatggTCCTCATTGGCAAAGTATACACTCGAATTGGCGAAAATGGCTAAACAGAGGATGTGGCTATGCGATTCGCCATTGCGTCAATTTGGTTCTCTTGTGCCACGTGATATCATTAGAGCATCAGAGTCCTCGCATTTGCCATGGCTGCAGTATTTCAATTTGACGACAGAAGAGTTGGCAGAAGTTCTTTACTTGAAAGGTGGAAATGCTAGATTAGCAATGCAGTATATCTCGTCGTTCcccaaaattgaaattgtagATTATGCCGTGCAGCCCATATCAGACGAGTTTATGCGAATCAAAGTTGAAGTTAGACCAGAATGGGATTGGATCTGGGAAGTACATGGCAGACAAGAGGTATTTGAAGTTATTTTGGAGGATTGCAATGGGCTCAGGTTGTTATTGCACCGGCAAGTGTTTGTGCGCCAGCTGCAAATCGGAGAAAATCGCATTTTGGAGTTTCATGTTCCTCTTAGCAAGCCATTATCACCGAATTTGATATTATCGTTTGTTAGTGCCAAGTGGGTGAATTGTACATGGAAGACGGCTATTGTTACTGATTTGACGATTCCAAAAGATAAGTCGTATTATACTGCGAGAACCAACCAACTTGACGATGCCCATGTTcatgaatttgaaaatatacCGCCAGTTTTCAGCCAGGAAGTGTACGATATCATCTGTGACGAAGACCAGCAGAATTGTTTTATTGGAATTAACCAGGGACAAGAAAAGTTGCATGTACCAGACTTGGCTATCTCGCGTCATTTACAACAATCGAATGGAAGAGCGGTTTACATCACTTCAAAACAAACATCTATTGATCAATATGTGCAAAGGTTTGCAAAATCGAACGAGGCtaatattttcaaattaacAGGAGATTTAAAAATTGATGTTCAAGGTTACAACAAATCTCAGATTATAGTTGGTAAGCCAGAGtacttttattctttagtCAGAAGATGGAAAACATTAAAGTCTGTTAGATCAATAGGATTGCTTATCCTCGATGACTTGCACTTGATGGAAGCTAACCCAGTTTACGAGTTTTTGTTGACAAGGGTGAGACTATTGCGATCCCAGTATAGCCACGAGACAAGTCTCAGATTAGTTGCGATATCATATCCACTTATGGACGTGCGTGATGTTTGTACGTGGCTCGATATCAAAAAGGCAAATATTGTTAATTTTCCCGCATCTGTTAGAGAACACGATATTCTGCAAATTGATTTGACTATCGATGATAATAGTAATGTTAATGGCagtgatgatggtgaacATGAATACCTCAATGATGTTCCATCATATATTGAAATGGGAAAGAAAGTGTTGATTTATGCTAATTCGAATGAAATGGCTTTAAAAATTGCCAAACAGAGCGctttcaacttcaaagCTGGAATTGATGCTCAAAAGTTTGTGGACAAAGTCAAGAGTGTGCAATTGAAGGCATTTTTGAAAGACGCCGGCGTGGCACTATACCTCAATACTTTTAGTGACTTGGATAagaaaattgcaaaacacTTGTTTGCAAATGGAACAGTATCAGTTTTGATTGCCACAAGGGAATCTGAAGACTTTTCGATATTGGCGGATGTTGTTATGATTGACAAGACGCAGTATCTGGATAACTACGAACATCGTGAGATTGATTATAATGTCACCACTATCTTTGATATGATTGGAAGTTGTCTGAGTTTGCAGAATGATGGACACATATACATGCAAACTTCATCTGAAATGGTCAACTATTACCTGTCGTTTATCAACACAGGAATAATGGTGGAGAGTCAATTGCGTTCACATGTGCACGAATTTTTCATAGCTGGTATTGTTGATAAATTGTTGAGACAAAGAGCTGAGTGTCTCGACTTGTTGAcgcattcttttttctacCGTAGACTTTTGAGCAACCCTAGCTATTACAATTGCAAGGATATTTCATCAGATGGCCTTAGTGAGTATTTGTCAATGATTATTGAatctgttgttgatgactTGGTCCAGAACGGCTTTATTGAAGAGAAAGGCGACGAGAGTAgtagtgatgatgatgatgatgataacgaagaagaagaagataatTTACAATTTGCTACATTGAACAAAGCATTAATTGCATCGCACTATGGATTAAGTTACGATACATTGAATTTCTTTGGTGGGCTAAGCGAAGCAAGCAAGTTGAAAGATATTCTTCTTGCATTGGCAAATGCtgttgagtttgaaaacattCCCATCAGGAATGGCGAGGACAAGTTATTGACGAGTTTGGCGAAGAAGATGCCTATTAAATTGAATGGTGGTACTCAAGTTAATATTACTCCATTCACGAAAGTGTTTATTCTCATTCAAGCATTTATTTCGCGGGTGAAGTTTCCCGATACATTGAGGTTCGATGTCGAAAAAATTCTTGAGGTATTGATGTCGAAATTGCTTAATGCATGTATTGATATGTTATCAGGGGAGGGACATCTCAATGCGATGTTACTCATGGATTTGTCTCAAATGATTACTCAACGCACATGGTCATTTGAAAACCACCTTCGGCAAATTCCGCATTTTGACAATGAAGCGCTATTGAAGCGTTGTAAAGAGCATAACGTGACTAGTGTCTACGACATAATGAGtcttgaagatgatgagCGTGATGAGGTGTTGCAGATCCCAGAGGATGACGAGAGATTAAACGATGTGGCAGCATTTGTGAATAAATATCCAAATGTTAAGCTCACTTATGATTTGCAGAAAACTAgtgttgaagttgatgagTCGGTTTTGTTGTCGGTGAGTTTGGAGCGAGATGAAGAGATGGAATCGCTTGAAGTGGTTAGTAATGGATTACCAATTCTGAAAACGGAAAACTGGTGGATTGTTGTTGGAGTGCCATCTTCAGGTCAAAGTCAATTATATGCTATCAAGAAATGCCAAATCAGTCAGTTGGAGCAGACTTTTAACATTGAGTTCAATGTTCCGACTGTTGGCGAACACAAGTTGACGTGTTGGGTCATTTGTGACTCTTACCTTGATGCCGATAAGGAGGCCAATTTCACAATCTCAATAGtctgagagagagagagagagagagagagaggtaaaatagaaacagaaagaaataatgTAAAGACTTGTGATGGAAGTTAGAGTACGAGGGTATAAAGattaagaagaaaataataaatagaTCAATAAAATTATGGAGTACACCAATGGAATGTTTATTTCTATAAAACGACAACGATTACAACGTTgcacaaaagaaatttctacatacataaatatacatacaacTTGAGAAACTTAAAAGAACTGAAACGAATTGaaaatacacacacacacatttCCCAATAAGGTCAAATAATTTCCATATTTTCTAAATGGCACATCTAAGTTCATGATAATCGAGCCAAGACCATCTGTTGTCATGAGCAGATCTCGTGAAACgtaaaaagattaaaagtaaaaaacagaatacatattaaaaaaataatacaaattaaattttttctttattttttattttttatttttttattttttattttttcttcttcttcttctcggTTACGAAATTCAATAAAGACTTCCAAtacttgttgaaaaattatGAATCATCATTTCATTATATAACGCAGTGGAAGCCCTCGAGGAGACTTGTTCTTATTTTTgatcttgattttttttattattttttttttttgacttgttgcgttttcttcttcctttagTAGATTATACCATTCAATAATCTATTCACCCAATACTTTGCTATCAGACAATCGACCAACTATGATGCATTCAAATCCTGCGACCGATAAGGTACTCACAAGTTATATCAAGTCACTTTTACCGTCCCCGCCACAGTTACTGCCGAATGACCTTGCACAGGTGATTAGACTAATTTTCACTGGTGCAGCATCCGATATCCAAATAGCATCCTTTTTATGTGCATTGAGAATGCGAGGCTTGGACCAGGAGTCCGACTACATTGCTGCAGCCGTCGACACCGTGTTGGATTTTGCAGAGACCATTGGTGACCACTTGATTGATGAACGTGGATACATTGATATTGTGGGCACTGGAGGTGACGGACAGGACACATTCAATGTGTCGACATCTTCAGCTATTGTTGCAGCCGGAATGGGATTACCGGTGTGCAAACATGGTGGAAAGGCAAGCACCTCAAAGCTGGGGTCAGGAGATTTACTAAAGTCCTTGGGGGTCGACTTATCGAGGATAAATGTTGTCACTTTACCCGAGATTGTGAAAAAATcgaaattttgtttcttattTGCACCATCATTCCACCCAGGTATGGGCATTGTTAGCAATGTGCGAGCGCAATTGGGTGTGCCTACAATCTTTAACATCTTGGGTCCGTTGATCAATCCAATCCCAATACAATCGAGGATACTCGGAGTCTACAGCGAGAAATTGGGAGAAAACTATGCAAAAGCTGCATCGATATTAGCAAAGAAAAGCCACATCCATAAGAGAACAATGGTTGTGTTTGGAGAATGTGTTCTTGATGAAATTGCACCAAAAGGATATACGAAAATCTGGATGGTTGAGGAAAATGGAGAAATAACAATAGACAGGATCTCACCAAAGGATTTCGGCTTACCTGAACATGACATATCATCAGTGAAATCAGGCACACCCGACGAAAACGCGCAGATTTTGGACCATGTTTTGAAACAAGACAATGATGAGTTCAAGATTGTTGAAGGCCGCCCTAATCATCCAATCGTGGATTATATCTTGTTAAATTCTGCAGCACTTGCTTACGTTTCCGGAAT
Encoded proteins:
- the TRP4 gene encoding anthranilate phosphoribosyltransferase (BUSCO:EOG09262N10); its protein translation is MMHSNPATDKVLTSYIKSLLPSPPQLSPNDLAQVIRLIFTGAASDIQIASFLCALRMRGLDQESDYIAAAVDTVLDFAETIGDHLIDERGYIDIVGTGGDGQDTFNVSTSSAIVAAGMGLPVCKHGGKASTSKSGSGDLLKSLGVDLSRINVVTLPEIVKKSKFCFLFAPSFHPGMGIVSNVRAQLGVPTIFNILGPLINPIPIQSRILGVYSEKLGENYAKAASILAKKSHIHKRTMVVFGECVLDEIAPKGYTKIWMVEENGEITIDRISPKDFGLPEHDISSVKSGTPDENAQILDHVLKQDNDEFKIVEGRPNHPIVDYILLNSAALAYVSGISHDWKGGVELAKKSIVTGEAFKALQDLKNAIA
- the brr2 gene encoding Pre-mRNA-splicing helicase BRR2; the encoded protein is MSEVHGESPKGDSLVNTNINTTTAATAATATAASAYKFEEAYDTFLTKIRSYLLDASPEIITSAVEILLEILGSDTINVTTKRKEINALLKIQVKDEELSQLIQLANLHNSFLHKHEIDQAGEKHHHQQQQQQQQQQIVTVDIEMDEEEDGNQLEGGEVYSKEVVELEDEEDEQVNDQKEDYDDSIERGVASQVAFNWQIFKSRMARIGIEIETVSKILSDKTIDASKVLKEKLKHLIEDSALVDKIVEDRWRIVFTKRLEENETTLSLKKIMKEMFSLRLYNLAMELIFTEKDQRHITQELTRRRFYEEKATELKVTLPEGTFQEKLPSYDIITVPPPLAKQKNVEKDELLPTSSLPAWAREVFPTNETTTFNRIQSKIYPKAFGSDENLLICAPTGAGKTNVAMLTMLRAISNHRFNDAINKDQFKIVYIAPLKALVSEQVREFQRRLTPVFGLVVNELTGDASLSQQQIKETNVLITTPEKWDIITRENHEYLSLIKLVIIDEIHLLHDQRGPVLESIIARINRDQENEVRIVGLSATLPNYNDVAKFIGANEEGIFYFDSSYRPCPLEQKFVVIKDQKALKKRLAIDEACYDLVHKTLKQNHQLIVFVHSRNETVSTAEYLINRLSDQESDLNLVAEDSTREILSQESAQVTNAKLQRILGSGIGAHHAGLSKEERTLVEDLFAQGHLKVLVSTATLAWGVNLPAHTVIIKGTEVYSPESGSWMQLSPQDVFQMLGRAGRPRYDKNGEGVIITTQDEIQYYLAILNQQYPIESQMLNKLIDSMNAEVVRGSIKTLESAVDWLGHTYLYVRMLQLPSLYMLGGNGNGIGKGKRDDPSLYVKRAEMAHVALTVLQRCRLIEYDNGLVKATELGKIASYHYISYQTINRYNSLLKPWHKESDIIRVFAQSDEFQLLPVRREERLEISKLMEKCPFPIREPPIEPVAKISILFQTYISRLHLEGYALIADMIYIKQSADRLLHALYELAILKKWSSLAKYTLELAKMAKQRMWLCDSPLRQFGSLVPRDIIRASESSHLPWSQYFNLTTEELAEVLYLKGGNARLAMQYISSFPKIEIVDYAVQPISDEFMRIKVEVRPEWDWIWEVHGRQEVFEVILEDCNGLRLLLHRQVFVRQSQIGENRILEFHVPLSKPLSPNLILSFVSAKWVNCTWKTAIVTDLTIPKDKSYYTARTNQLDDAHVHEFENIPPVFSQEVYDIICDEDQQNCFIGINQGQEKLHVPDLAISRHLQQSNGRAVYITSKQTSIDQYVQRFAKSNEANIFKLTGDLKIDVQGYNKSQIIVGKPEYFYSLVRRWKTLKSVRSIGLLILDDLHLMEANPVYEFLLTRVRLLRSQYSHETSLRLVAISYPLMDVRDVCTWLDIKKANIVNFPASVREHDISQIDLTIDDNSNVNGSDDGEHEYLNDVPSYIEMGKKVLIYANSNEMALKIAKQSAFNFKAGIDAQKFVDKVKSVQLKAFLKDAGVALYLNTFSDLDKKIAKHLFANGTVSVLIATRESEDFSILADVVMIDKTQYSDNYEHREIDYNVTTIFDMIGSCSSLQNDGHIYMQTSSEMVNYYSSFINTGIMVESQLRSHVHEFFIAGIVDKLLRQRAECLDLLTHSFFYRRLLSNPSYYNCKDISSDGLSEYLSMIIESVVDDLVQNGFIEEKGDESSSDDDDDDNEEEEDNLQFATLNKALIASHYGLSYDTLNFFGGLSEASKLKDILLALANAVEFENIPIRNGEDKLLTSLAKKMPIKLNGGTQVNITPFTKVFILIQAFISRVKFPDTLRFDVEKILEVLMSKLLNACIDMLSGEGHLNAMLLMDLSQMITQRTWSFENHLRQIPHFDNEALLKRCKEHNVTSVYDIMSLEDDERDEVLQIPEDDERLNDVAAFVNKYPNVKLTYDLQKTSVEVDESVLLSVSLERDEEMESLEVVSNGLPISKTENWWIVVGVPSSGQSQLYAIKKCQISQLEQTFNIEFNVPTVGEHKLTCWVICDSYLDADKEANFTISIV